The following is a genomic window from Citrifermentans bemidjiense Bem.
GCAACGAGGCCAGGTCCCCCTCCAGGAAGTCCAGCGCGGAGGGCTCGGGAATCAGCTCCAGGTACGCGTCCACCAGCTTTCCCATCAGGAGGTTATAGCTTTTGGTGGACGAGCCATGCGCGTAGTTGCGCCCGGGGAAACGGCGGATGTCGCCGTCGCAGGCAGGGGAGATGTGGTACAGCTCGTGAAAAATGGTGATCAGCTTCTCCCGCTGGGGAAGCTCGAGGAATCGGGGCACCAGGAAGTAGATGACGTAGAGCATCTCCTCCCCCTGGTGCTTGATGGTCGGCATGGTGCAGAGTACGCTGCGCCGCCCGCGCCGCGCCTTGACAGACCTTTCCCCGCCGGCGAAACGCAGGGGGTGGATCTTGGCAAGGCTGCCGCCGCGGGTGGTCCTGCCGGTCGAGACGCAGACCAGCAGTTTGTCGGGGATTACGTGTTGCAGTTGCGGGGTCCGGGCGGTGATATCCCGGATCAGGCGCTCCAACTCCCCGGTCAGGTTGAGCGTGGTCAAACTAAACCCCGGCGAGCCTCAGCTTGTGGCAGAACAGGCAGCGCGAAGGGCCGTCCTTCGGCTTGACAGGGTGCTTGGCCGGGAAAGGAACGCCGCCGGGCTCGTAATGGCAGGCCGGGCAACCTTTGTCCGCCTCGATCTTGCTTCCGGTTTTCTTGAATATTTCGTAGGAAGCCTTGTGGTTGTTGTCCAGGGGGACCCGCTTGGTGGTTTCCTCGCCGGAGATTAGGTAGAACGTGCCGAAGACGGCCGCGATGATGATGATGAAGAACCAGTCCTTCTTGCCGATGCGCATGTAAGCCCTCCGAAGATAACAATTGCGGCG
Proteins encoded in this region:
- a CDS encoding putative metallopeptidase, whose amino-acid sequence is MTTLNLTGELERLIRDITARTPQLQHVIPDKLLVCVSTGRTTRGGSLAKIHPLRFAGGERSVKARRGRRSVLCTMPTIKHQGEEMLYVIYFLVPRFLELPQREKLITIFHELYHISPACDGDIRRFPGRNYAHGSSTKSYNLLMGKLVDAYLELIPEPSALDFLEGDLASLRTRHKAIVGRRLQAPRISITPA